One Natator depressus isolate rNatDep1 chromosome 3, rNatDep2.hap1, whole genome shotgun sequence DNA segment encodes these proteins:
- the COA6 gene encoding cytochrome c oxidase assembly factor 6 homolog, with amino-acid sequence MSAPSMEERKACWGARDEYWKCLDENMEDASRCQKLRCSFESRCPQQWVKYFDKRRDFLKYKEQLQAGEFPGTTEKS; translated from the exons atgtcagcACCATCAATGGAGGAAAGGAAGGCTTGCTGGGGAGCCAGGGATGAATACTGGAAATGCTTAGATGAAAATATGGAAGATGCATCTAGGTGTCAGAAGCTTAGATGTTCTTTTGAATCTAGGTGTCCACAACAATGG GTAAAATACTTTGACAAAAgaagagactttttaaaatacaaagaacAGCTTCAAGCAGGAGAATTTCCTGGGACTACTGAAAAGTCATAG